The following are encoded together in the Malaya genurostris strain Urasoe2022 chromosome 3, Malgen_1.1, whole genome shotgun sequence genome:
- the LOC131439198 gene encoding integumentary mucin A.1-like, with the protein MWKLLILTLGLLAVVAATNSQCSNRDNLVYLPDSAPEACGSYFVCFNGILQRFECPNRMYFDATVRSCVEGLCRNGKDINENFKLTDEPGEETTTDSTTTPDTTTTPDTTTTPDTTTTPDTTTTPDTTTTPDTTTTPDTTTTPDTTTTPDTTTTPDTTTTPDTTTTPDTTTTPDTTTTPGATTTPDTTTTPDTTTTPGTTTTPGTTTTPDTTTTPDTTTTPDTTTTPDTTTTPGATTTPGTTTTTVAPIDPTEKCRGVVVGIMKHPDNCYQYFVCLFGSGRLGTCDEGQIFDTSNLVCVAGDRDTCKASRFWDH; encoded by the exons ATGTGGAAATTGTTAATCTTGACATTGGGCTTGCTAGCCGTCGTAGCTGCTACAAATAGTCAATGTTCCAACAGAGACAATCTCGTATATTTACCAGACAGTGCTCCGGAAGCTTGTGGAAG cTACTTCGTCTGCTTCAACGGCAtcctacaacgatttgaatgtcCCAATCGAATGTATTTCGATGCAACAGTTAGATCATGTGTTGAAGGGCTTTGTAGAAATGGCAAAGATATCAACGAAAATTTTAAACTAACAGATGAACCTGGTGAGGAAACTACGACAGACTCCACAACTACACCAGACACCACAACTACACCAGACACCACAACTACACCAGACACCACAACTACACCGGACACCACAACTACACCGGACACCACAACTACACCGGACACCACAACTACACCGGACACCACAACTACACCAGACACCACAACTACACCAGACACCACAACTACACCGGACACCACAACTACACCGGACACCACAACTACACCAGACACCACAACTACACCAGACACCACAACTACACCAGGCGCCACAACTACACCAGACACCACAACTACACCAGACACCACAACTACACCAGGCACCACAACTACACCAGGCACCACAACTACACCGGACACCACAACTACACCGGACACCACAACTACACCAGACACCACAACTACACCAGACACCACAACTACACCAGGCGCCACAACTACACCAGGCACCACAACAACGACTGTAGCGCCCATCGATCCCACAGAAAAGTGCCGTGGTGTGGTAGTCGGCATTATGAAGCATCCGGACAATTGCTATCAGTATTTCGTCTGTTTGTTTGGCTCGGGAAGATTGGGAACTTGCGACGAAGGCCAAATTTTCGACACCAGTAATTTAGTTTGTGTTGCCGGTGATAGGGACACGTGTAAGGCGAGTAGGTTCTGGGATCACTAA